A stretch of DNA from Oenanthe melanoleuca isolate GR-GAL-2019-014 unplaced genomic scaffold, OMel1.0 S001, whole genome shotgun sequence:
AGATTGGAGGAGGCACTTGTTATTCCAAAAGCACCCAGTCTTTTTGGTGGTGGCAGCTTTGGTGTGGGAAAAATCCTGCACTGTATAGAATTTCAGCAGGCAAAAACCCACTCCTGGTCAACGCACCCTGGATACGAACGTTGGCTCtttcccaaacaaaacaaaactcaacaTCCCAGTTTCCAGATGTCATTCAGGATGAGGCGTTTGGTATGCCAGTTAAGGTTACAGGTGGTGGCAGCTTTGGTCTGAGAGATATCCTGCAGCATATAGACTGGCAGAAACCCAGTCATGGCTGCAGGCCCATGCATACAAACCATGGCTTGCTTCCTTGGGAAACAAATCTCACCATCCCAGTTTCCTGATGACAGTTGGGAAGAGGCGTTTAGCACTCCAATAGCAGCCAGGGTTCTGGGTGGTTGCCTGTCACTGTCTGAGGGTCTCTTTGTGCCCGAGACCACTCAGATGGACATAGGAGGGTGGTTCAGGGCACAGGGTATTCTTGAAGCTGCCGAAGAAAGACTGCAGGAGACAGTCGTCCTGGTCTCAAGGTCTGTTTATTATTTGTTATCTCTATAGTTTTCTTGTTCGCGAGCAGCAGTCTGGTCACCACCGTGTCCAGAACGAAAGTCTGCCcacgaaaggcaggacttatTTTTTATACTCTAAACTACGTATTCTATGTTTACAATAGCTTTCCTATACTACAATATCTTATTACTATGTCCAGTTTTGTCCTCaaccaatctgtgattcccagcatcccccaccaacatggagaacaagaagaagaagaagaaagaagatacCACACCCCAATTCCTCCATCTTGGCCTCGTGGCtgataatataaacaatcccaaaaattaccttttctaCATGCTAACTATCCAATTCACACTCTAGTTTCCCTTAAaagttgcatttcttctctgagagaaggcagatgttcccatggaGCTAAATCCAGCTCTCCGACAACCCTGGCTCTATTCGGAGGTCTTTCATGGGATCTGACAGGGAGGTTCTCGCACCCACAGAAGGTCCAGAGGGACTCCCTGGACCCCCACAGTAGCCTTTTtggtctgggagaaatcctgtgCCCTATAGTATTTAAGAAGGCAGAAGCCCTGTCGAAGGTACAGGTTCCATTATATGAATGATGGTTCCATTCTATGGGAAATACATTGATGCCTTAAGTTCTAAGTTTTTCTATTCTGCTTGGGTGTGCTTTTCCATTGTGCTTGGGTgacaaagacaaaatatttcaattccAGCTAGGGactcaaggacagtttcttcaaaTTTTGGGCCCTAAGcataaaaaacatgaaaagaagaGGGCAGGCCAGCAAGCAAGCAAGGAGGCTGAAACTTCACaatttgagactattaattggacggttgactcctgtatgtaaaCGGACTAAAATCTAAAAAGATGTGAGATCATGTGACCAAGCCCTGCCTTGCTTCCACCTTGGAGCCATCCAGGCCAGGGTCACTTCTACTGCCAGGGTGTAGCCTTTGAAGGCCTCTCAATAAATACCCATTCTATTCCCCATAACTCTCTTTAGCCTCTATTCCAGCTCCTCTAGGCATCTGAACTGGTACCTCTGGTGGGGCAGGTGAGGCATCTGGAAAACCCCTGGACTGAAGCCCTGCCGGCAGCCCTGGAAAGGCCCAGCAGAGGTCGAGAGGTATCAAAGCCAAGAACCCTGGAACAGGGGCATGTGAGTGATGGAATAAAAGGGTATTCTATTTGTTTAGATCTTGGTTAGGTGCTAAGATGGTTTGTAAATAGCAATTTTGTAAATTGTAAATTTGTTTTGGGGAACCTTAGGGTTCTCAGCAGAATTGTTTTGCCCTGTATCCGTGGGTAAGAAGGAACACCTTCTTAAAGAGTAAGTTTAAATTGTAGGGCTGTTTTCCTGAAGCCAAAGGGTGGTGCAGCTGATTAgtttctgtgcagcagctgtgagggTTGTGAATTCTAATCCTGACTCTTTGTgctttttgctctttatttttggGTATCTGAATGGGGTGTGTTGCGGGAGACTCCTGGgttctttgtatcagggtggacggagtggaacaagactcaaacgctctgtaaatgctaaaagctacagctgcagtttattataagagagtcTGCTAGGAGCTGCCCGGCTCAGCCACATACAGATTAAAAAGACAAAcggggggagagaaagagagaaaagggagggtagagagagagagtaaagaaggtaaagagcataaaagaaaaagaggaagaagagaagagcagggggagggacagagagtaatgggataaaagggtattggggtaatggaagagggagaggagaagtgggagaagagaaggaaagaggagtAAAAAGTAAAGAGAGCAACTTCCATTTGTAATAcaataaatccttttccatcatgaatattttgatccctaagaaccaatctaatacaaaattctatagcatttacatgcagcctataggaatccttatattagcatagtgtgtgacattctgaactctaagatctaatcttggACTCTGATAagtcttttgtgacctttggagTGGCTCTCTGGCCAAGACCATTATTTTGacaagagtggattagcttcagcGGGCTACCCTATTTTGTTCATGGTAATTTAGTAACTACggctttcctgttttaccttccccaacagTGTGTATCCTCTTCTGAATTTGATAATGGCAGTATTCCAACAGATAGCCCTTTGGGGTTAATATTGAAAAAGTGGGCGAATTTAACTGGGGGAGAAGTCTATGCTTTTAAAATCTAAACCTATTAGACTCTCAGAGAAAATTAACTAGATAATGGAGAACCATGGCCTAAATTTTGAAGTTTAGACCTGAAATTAATATCAAGATTAATATGCCTGTCCTAGGGGGTGATATTACAATGCTTTGTATCCCCAATCAGTGTGTGATGTTCGGTGCTTTCAGAATTGACTCTGAAAGTGAAGGTTTGTTTTGTCTAGTTAGCCGGCGCCCCTCCCCATCAGCTGCTGgctgtcagctgctgcttctgctgctgcttggcagggactggtgagagcagatccttgagtCCAGGactgcaggagccaaaggctaTGTGCAGGGAATTGCAATGttgagcaaggcctgggctggttggaggcagcagaaaggccaagggctgagcccaggcctggcacagcagggcctgtccctcacgggtggctcggggctgttctggggcactgggatgggaggggcagcaaggacaaatgtcatcaccctgcagccctgccagcctgctcagggagggctgaggcagcagcaaagtgcagcccctgcaaggaaagttccttctgtggggctgcagaggcgctgcccagcccagggcacaaaggcctgggtgcctctggccctgccagccctgcccagccctcggccatctctcctgcagcctgtgcccctgtgcgtgctgctcctctgccctggccgGCTGCACACGCCCATCTCGCTGTCCCCCCAGCATTTCTCAGCCCAGCattgctgtgccctccctgggctccctgcacccagcgctgccggctcctggcacacagagccatggcatGGCCCAGCCTCACGCTGGGACACCTCGGCCACCAACATTCTGCCCTGGGAGGGACTTTTCTGCTTCCtcacctccaggctgaacctTCCAGGCTGCACTTGGGGGaggtttccttctcttcccaagCACTCccaaggaaagctctgtctcctgctgttcacaaacagagaagggctggtggtgggagatgtggtggTCAGAGGCTGCCTGGGGTACAGTGGCCATTAAATTATtgagtttttaaatattctgtgaaagaaggaGGGGCATCAACAAATCTTCAACACTAGACTTAGAGCAGTTTTCAGTATATTCAGGATGCAGATTTGGGGATAACTGAATcagatactgattttttttaagggaaacagcccttaaaaaaaaaaaggtttgtaggaaggaaggagacacttgaaaaaagaaatcttgaagGACCAGAAGAAGATTGTCTCTCTGTGCCAAAACTGAGTTACCAAGGAAAATGACTGGTCTGCCTGGGCATGGAGCTTTttccaggagctcagggagaaaAGGTGCATCACCTTtggacagagggacaggctACTCAGGAAGTATTTAAAGAAGTTGTTAGGccattcagaaagaaaattagagagGTGAAAGCTAAATTAGGACTTTAATGTGGCCACTTCTGTGAAGGATAACAAAAATGGTTTTATCAATACATTCATggcaaaaggagggaaaaggagaacCTTGATTCCTTATTGGGGGGGATATGGTTaccaaagatgaggaaaaggctgaggtacttaaCCCATTGTTGGCCtcacttttcaaaaataagacAGGTTGCCCTTAGGACAAGTGTTCTCCTGAGCTGGTAGATGGGGACAAGGAGCAGAACAGACCCCTGtaatccaggaggaagcagctggggacctgctgagccactcagATGCTCACAGGAGGCTctgggaccagatgggatccatcctagAGGGAtaagggagctgctggaggagctccccaagctgctctccatcatttatCATCAGTCCTGGCTCCCTCACCAGGGAGGTCCCAGAGGACTGGAGGTACCAATGTGAGCCCATccccaagaagggctggaaggaggatctggggaactccaggcctgtcagcctgacctcggTGCCCAGCAAGGTGATGGAACAGATCACCTTGAGTGCCATCACAGGGCACCTGCAGGATGCCTGAGGGATCAGAGCCAGCCAGCGTGGATTTCAACATCTgcattgatgatctggatgagggcACTGAGTCCACCATCAGCAAATTTTCtggtgacaccaagctgggtgtgagtgtggatctgctggagggtaggagggctctgcagagggacctggacaggctggatccagggcccaaatccaacaagATCAGGTTAAACAATaccaagtgccaggtcctgcactttggccacaacagcccctgcagtgctacaggctggggataGAGTGACTGGACAGTGACCAGGCAGAAAGAGACCTGGGGGCACTGGTGGACAGtaggctggacatgagccagcagtgtgcccaggtggccaagaaggccaatggcaaCTGccctggatcaggaatggtgtggccagcaggagcagggcagtgattcttcccctgtgctgggcactggtgaggctgcacctctagtgctgtgtccagttcttgtcccccaatttaggaaggacatggaggggctggagtgtgtccagagaagggcaacaaggctggtgaggggtctggaacacaagtgcTGTGTCGgaacaggctgagggagctggggatgtttatcctggagaagaggaggctcagggagacaaggcagtgtcagggcacaggttggacttgatgatctccaaggtcttttccagcctggctgacaCTGTGATTGTCTGTAACCACCCTTGGAGCAgttgcaggatgagccctggaCCTCCTCTTCAGAAGGTCCAGCAGCCCAGattcctcagcttctcctcacagccccaaagcccatcctgtcagtcctgcagagcctctccagcccttcctcactgcccagaacagggagccccacacccagacacaccagcccagatgtgccctCCTGGactgtggtgcctctggcaagggagcagcacaaggcactgcaggaccctgcagacaattcctgaagcacttgTAGGATGACCCTGCTCCCCAGGGGACATTCCTATGGTGCCAATTTACGATCTGAAACACCGAGTGGGGCCAGAGAGAAAAGGGCAAACAGGGATGGGTTGTTtgcaggggaggggacaggattgggaaagagaaagaaatatggatcaggaaagaggaaagaaagaaaaggtgaagCAAAGGAAATACTCAGGGCAGTTTGAGGGTGCCTGCCAcgcagccctggctctgagcaacaacatctgcagagggacaggaaacTCACAGCTCATGGGAACAAACTTTCTGGCTGACTGCAATGGCCACGacaaacctgagtggtttccctcccgtcccccagcccttgctggccccagggctgatggcatttgtgctcactcagctccatctccccacagcagcaccatgggggtgctgacgcttgctctgtgcagtgcaaacaggggctcctgagccagtgctgccgtgtctgtgcctgcaaggatgcggcacctgtgtgagctgggggagaggccagggctgcagaggggggatgttgttggcaggtgcatgaggacgccctgggacgctgccctgggctgtccagcacagtggggatggatcagcccctgctctgctgcttcttgccagggtctcccccttgcagggcccttgcagagcaccagccatgctgtttgcctccagcctgcccacggccaccctggggctgctcacgggcattttctctgctcagcactggcctggccaagtgttgtggagagagcctggccaaggagcctcgagcccccaggccctgccctgaggtgtcagcgctgccccagcagtgcccatggcctgtccctgctgcagccccagcactgccacccccagggctgtgcccagccccgagagcactcaggccctgcagcaacacgaggagcaggagggcagcggggcagtggcacgggagcagcactggcaacaccaagtgctgctgctgctgctgggcacagctgctgtgccagcactgatctgccccagctctgcacacagacattgctgctgcagctccagagaagggaacaaaagggGCATCTCTGGAGAAAACTTTGCTGGGAGAGAGATCCCTTAGTTTGTGTAAAGCCACCAAGCACAAAGCCCTTCATTGACACAGTCTGTGGCAACAGGCAAGATGGAGAAACAAAATGAGCAATGGGACACACAGTGGCTTTTTTTTATGTACAGTATGataaaactaaaacaaagggaaaaaaaaccacaaccaaaacaaaaagtatCAAAGATGACTTTATTACAAGTGGTTTTCAGAAACTGACCAGCAGTTTAATGTTCCTGAAAGCATCCAGTCATCAGTCTCCACACTGCAGCTTTGAGCTCCTgattcctcaggctgtagatgagggggttcaggagTGGAGGCACCACCGAGTATAGAACTGACAGtgccagatccagggatggggaggagatggacAGGGGCTTCAAATAGTCAAAGAATACTgtgctgaggaacagggagagcacagccaggtgagggaggcaggtggaaaaggctttgtgccgtccctgctcagaggggatcctcagcacagccctgaagatctgcacataggagaaaacaataaaCATAAAACAGATAAAATCTAAACAAACATTAACAGCAAGAAGCCCAAGTTCCCTGAGGTAGGATTtagagcaggagagcttgaggatgtgtgggatttcacagaagaactggcccagggcattgccatggcacaagggcagggaaaatgtattggctgtaTGAAGCAGAGCAatgagaaagccactggcccaggcagctgctgccatgtgggcacaagctctgctgctcaggagggtcccgtagtgcaggggtttgcagatggacacgtagcggtcgtagcacatgatggtcaggagggaAAACTCTGAGCcaatgaagaacagaaagaaaaagatctgTGCCACACATCCTGtgtaggagatgttcctggtgtcccagagggaattgtgcatggctttgggcacagtggtgcagatgcagcccaggtcggtgagggccaggttgagcaggaagaagaacatgggggtgtgcaggtggtggccgcaggctacggcgctgatgatgaggccgttgcccaggagggcagccagggagatgcccaggaagaggcagaagtgcaggagctgcagctgccgcgtgtctgccagtgccagcaggaggaagtggctgatggagctgctgttggacatttgctgtAGCTGGACATGGGGACCTGTTCATGGATAAAGGACAGTGAcaaggcagcagaggctgctttgAGCCAAACCTGGGCCATTCCCTGTAAACTGTCCCTCTGTGACACTCCCTCttgttcctgctctgggaaaacCTTTGTGCAGGTCCCTGACTGGGCTCCAGTTTTACTGTCTGAGAGTGCCAGNNNNNNNNNNNNNNNNNNNNNNNNNNNNNNNNNNNNNNNNNNNNNNNNNNNNNNNNNNNNNNNNNNNNNNNNNNNNNNNNNNNNNNNNNNNNNNNNNNNNACTGGATGCGGAGCAGATGCAGGGGAGTCTGACCGCAGAGAGCCTTGCTTCCCGACTGTGTGGGGCACTCTGGCACCATGAGACAAAAAGCCTTTTATTGATCAGAACTGCTTCCTAAATAACCACATTAATGTTCCTGGGCAAGCACTTGTGATTGGTCCTAAGTTCAGGCTGCCTAGCCCTCTGACCAATAGCCTCcgcagcccaggcaggaaccCATAGGTCCAAATCCCAGTCTGGTTCTGAATTGTGTCCTATCACTGTGTCTGAAGGACTGTCTGTCCCaccaggctgcttctccatATATGGAGAAGTCAGTTGCCCAGTAATAAGGCCAGCTTGTACTGTGACAAAAACC
This window harbors:
- the LOC130266149 gene encoding olfactory receptor 14A16-like, which codes for MSNSSSISHFLLLALADTRQLQLLHFCLFLGISLAALLGNGLIISAVACGHHLHTPMFFFLLNLALTDLGCICTTVPKAMHNSLWDTRNISYTGCVAQIFFFLFFIGSEFSLLTIMCYDRYVSICKPLHYGTLLSSRACAHMAAAAWASGFLIALLHTANTFSLPLCHGNALGQFFCEIPHILKLSCSKSYLRELGLLAVNVCLDFICFMFIVFSYVQIFRAVLRIPSEQGRHKAFSTCLPHLAVLSLFLSTVFFDYLKPLSISSPSLDLALSVLYSVVPPLLNPLIYSLRNQELKAAVWRLMTGCFQEH